Proteins found in one Magnolia sinica isolate HGM2019 chromosome 5, MsV1, whole genome shotgun sequence genomic segment:
- the LOC131247005 gene encoding uncharacterized protein LOC131247005, which produces MDYGVGTQAIEQATLNQELECTFFAFIPKFHGADDVKNFKPISLSGSLCKILAKVLSKRLRVLSKVISLYQSAFVLGRRILASLLVAHECLDSCSKDGIKSLQQGDPLSPFLFVIITEALSRLLLNGQFADLAVANLRLIVGWFEVTSKLKVNVNKSEILGIHTPLEDLVALVNIFGCKVGSFPSTYLWCLGKPPKSLWDKCSKSVLKQIDKLRRDFLWEGGFSKGKFHLFLIGLRECTYLRMLLTLCVGISESLESSSLECSIPD; this is translated from the exons CAACCCTTAATCAAGAGTTAGAGTGTACCTTTTTTGCCtttattccaaaatttcatggtgCTGATGACGTGAAGAATTTCAAGCCCATTAGTTTGTCAGGAAGCCTTTGCAAGATTTTAGCGAAGGTTTTGAGTAAGAGGTTGAGAGTTCTATCCAAAGTTATCTCCCTCTATCAAAGTGCTTTTGTTTTGGGGAGACGGATCTTGGCTAGTTTGCTAGTTGCTCATGAATGCCTTGATTCCTGTTCGAAAGATGGGATAAA AAGTCTTCAGCAAGGGGACCCTCTATCACCCTTTCTCTTTGTTATCATCACCGAAGCCTTAAGCAGATTGTTGTTGAATGGTCAATTTGCTG ACTTGGCGGTGGCTAACTTGAGACTGATTGTTGGGTGGTTTGAGGTAACCTCTAAGCTTAAGGTCAATGTTAATAAATCGGAAATTTTGGGTATCCATACCCCTTTGGAAGATCTTGTTGCTCTAGTCAATATTTTCGGGTGCAAGGTTGGTTCTTTCCCTTCTACTTATTTATGGTGTTTGGGGAAGCCCCCAAAGAGTCTTTGGGACAAG TGTTCGAAGTCTGTGTTAAAGCAAATTGATAAATTAAGGAGGGATTTCCTATGGGAAGGAGGATTCTCTAAAGGTAAATTCCATCTCTTCTTAATTGGTCTGAG GGAGTGCACCTATCTCCGAATGTTGCTGACTCTTTGTGTTGGCATTTCGGAAAGTCTGGAGTCTTCATCGTTAGAGTGTTCTATTCCCGATTGA